A single genomic interval of Deltaproteobacteria bacterium harbors:
- a CDS encoding MBL fold metallo-hydrolase — MTRRMTKKIVLVVLALVAIAIVAAASGLTWAHLTIRRERTPLPAAAAVVGTNSADGPVRISYLNTATQPMPRSAVLDPKRDPHPQEPYVMSHPSFVLEWADGRIVLIDAGMTREEAAAFGRPIERFSGGQPIKPLGSVAEGLGQAAARVQGALFTHLHSDHVGGITALCAGVSQRIHVFQTEAQALRTNHLTRAGLRLLQAASCVQRERLEGAPLMPVSGFPGLFVIAAGGHTPGSQIVVAHMATSDGSRHYVFTGDTANNIDGITFDVPKPALYSLLVVPEDGERLGELRRFLRGLGQHAGVTLLVSHDQRQLERSGVPAWPHLG, encoded by the coding sequence ATGACTAGGCGCATGACCAAGAAGATCGTGCTCGTAGTACTGGCATTGGTCGCTATCGCCATCGTCGCGGCGGCATCGGGGCTGACGTGGGCACACCTGACAATTCGGCGCGAGCGCACCCCCCTGCCGGCAGCCGCGGCAGTTGTCGGCACGAACTCAGCCGACGGGCCAGTGCGGATTTCCTATCTCAACACTGCCACCCAGCCCATGCCGCGTTCGGCGGTGCTCGACCCCAAGCGCGATCCGCACCCGCAGGAACCCTACGTCATGAGCCACCCGTCTTTCGTGCTCGAGTGGGCCGACGGCCGCATCGTGCTGATAGATGCGGGCATGACGCGCGAGGAGGCAGCGGCCTTCGGCCGGCCGATCGAGCGCTTCAGCGGCGGGCAGCCGATCAAGCCGCTCGGCAGCGTCGCCGAAGGTCTCGGCCAGGCGGCGGCGCGGGTGCAGGGCGCTCTGTTCACACATTTGCACTCGGACCATGTCGGCGGTATCACCGCGCTGTGCGCCGGTGTGAGCCAGCGCATCCACGTGTTCCAAACCGAGGCCCAAGCGCTGCGCACCAACCACCTCACCCGCGCTGGGCTGCGCCTGCTGCAAGCGGCCAGCTGTGTGCAACGCGAGCGACTCGAGGGCGCACCGCTAATGCCGGTCAGCGGTTTTCCCGGACTGTTTGTGATTGCCGCCGGCGGCCACACGCCCGGCAGTCAGATCGTTGTCGCGCACATGGCGACGAGCGACGGCTCACGCCACTACGTGTTCACCGGAGACACCGCTAACAACATCGACGGCATCACCTTCGATGTGCCGAAACCGGCCTTGTACAGCTTGTTGGTGGTACCCGAGGACGGCGAGCGGCTCGGCGAGCTGCGCCGTTTCCTGCGCGGCTTGGGCCAACACGCCGGGGTTACTCTGCTGGTGTCGCACGATCAGCGCCAGCTCGAGCGCAGCGGAGTGCCGGCGTGGCCTCACTTGGGATAG
- a CDS encoding alcohol dehydrogenase catalytic domain-containing protein: protein MKAVQLRSDGTLQIATVSDPAPAAGEVLLRVRDCGICGSDLHAARFAHQLPPDTIMGHEFSGEIIALGPGTSGWEIGARVVSLPYMACGGCPACRRGDGIRCAQVRGIGLGQLAGAFAEYVRVHPASLLRVPDNVSLRQAALVEPLAVGLRGVRRARASKDAAVLIIGAGPIGLVTLLWARHLGAKTIVVSEITDGRAALARQLGATAVENPHRSDPTATVRELAGREPDTVYECVGVKGTLNTAFMAAATRGEVIVLGACMEMDEVFPLTAVLKELEVKFVLGYTRAEFEAAIEALEHRHFEVQPLITDVISLDEVPRAFAELSQPSTQAKVVVEFP from the coding sequence ATGAAAGCCGTACAGCTACGCTCCGACGGTACGCTTCAAATCGCAACGGTCTCCGATCCCGCGCCTGCGGCCGGGGAAGTGCTGCTGCGGGTACGCGACTGCGGCATTTGCGGTTCCGACCTGCATGCGGCGCGCTTCGCTCACCAGCTACCGCCCGACACGATTATGGGCCACGAGTTCTCGGGCGAGATCATCGCTCTTGGGCCGGGCACGAGCGGCTGGGAGATCGGTGCGCGCGTGGTGTCGCTGCCATACATGGCATGCGGCGGGTGCCCCGCCTGCCGGCGAGGTGACGGGATCCGCTGTGCGCAGGTGCGCGGCATTGGCCTCGGCCAGCTTGCCGGCGCGTTTGCTGAATACGTCCGCGTCCACCCCGCCAGCTTGCTGCGCGTGCCGGACAACGTCTCGCTGCGCCAGGCCGCCTTGGTCGAGCCCCTGGCCGTCGGGTTGCGTGGGGTTCGGCGGGCGCGCGCCAGCAAGGATGCCGCGGTTCTCATCATCGGTGCCGGGCCGATCGGCCTGGTGACCTTGCTGTGGGCGCGCCACCTCGGCGCCAAGACCATTGTCGTATCGGAGATCACCGACGGCCGGGCGGCGCTGGCTCGCCAGCTAGGCGCCACCGCGGTCGAGAACCCTCACCGCAGCGACCCGACGGCGACCGTGCGCGAACTGGCCGGGCGCGAGCCCGACACCGTCTACGAGTGTGTGGGCGTCAAAGGCACCCTCAACACCGCGTTCATGGCCGCCGCCACCCGCGGGGAAGTGATCGTGCTCGGTGCCTGCATGGAGATGGACGAAGTCTTCCCGCTCACCGCCGTGTTGAAGGAACTCGAAGTGAAGTTCGTACTTGGCTACACCCGTGCCGAGTTTGAAGCCGCGATCGAGGCCCTTGAGCACCGGCACTTCGAGGTGCAGCCCCTGATCACCGACGTAATCAGCCTCGACGAGGTCCCGCGGGCCTTCGCCGAGCTGTCCCAGCCCTCGACCCAGGCGAAGGTGGTGGTCGAGTTCCCCTGA
- a CDS encoding DNA-3-methyladenine glycosylase 2 family protein has protein sequence MRKPVSITRLTPARKAAAVRHLRRADAKLARVIAAVGTCQLTVRDGNAYRSLFRAVLYQQLAGNAAAAIERRVQALFGGRVPAPAQLLAASDEALRAAGLSRQKTVYLRDLAARFDSGALSVRRLAALPDAEVVAAVTTVKGIGEWTAHMLLLFGLGRPDVLPVGDYGVRKAAQQLYQLDDLPRPHTLEQIAAPWRPYRSVASWYLWRMLDTEVLL, from the coding sequence TTGCGCAAACCTGTTTCGATTACCCGCTTGACGCCGGCGCGCAAAGCCGCCGCCGTGCGCCATCTCCGCCGGGCCGATGCCAAGCTGGCGCGGGTGATCGCGGCGGTGGGCACCTGCCAGCTGACCGTCCGTGACGGCAACGCTTATCGCTCGTTGTTTCGCGCCGTGTTGTATCAACAGCTGGCCGGCAACGCCGCCGCGGCGATCGAGCGCCGAGTGCAGGCACTGTTCGGCGGCCGCGTTCCGGCGCCGGCGCAGTTGCTCGCCGCCAGCGACGAGGCCCTGCGCGCGGCCGGACTGTCACGCCAGAAGACGGTGTACTTGCGTGATCTCGCCGCGCGCTTCGACAGCGGGGCACTGTCGGTGCGGCGGCTGGCGGCGCTGCCGGATGCGGAGGTCGTCGCTGCGGTCACCACCGTCAAAGGCATCGGCGAGTGGACCGCGCACATGCTGCTGCTCTTCGGACTCGGCCGCCCCGATGTGCTGCCGGTGGGTGATTACGGGGTCCGCAAGGCCGCGCAGCAACTCTATCAGCTCGACGACTTGCCGCGGCCGCACACCTTGGAGCAGATTGCGGCACCGTGGCGCCCGTATCGCTCGGTGGCCTCGTGGTACCTCTGGCGCATGCTGGATACCGAAGTGCTGCTGTAA
- a CDS encoding aminotransferase class IV, protein MTVQPDLGGVVFINGRLLPAARARVSVFDRGLLYGDGLFETVRTYRGSAFALDDHLARLHASARWLRIPVPQLDWPRQIGALLRRNRLDAGDATVRITLTRGAARPGLLPPRLVRPTLLMTAAAIAPAVARAQRRGVRVALLPFARAGVLAGHKLLDYVPAILGRVIAHRHRAFEGLYVDGEGRLSEGTTCNLFLCRHGRLLTPPLTGGPEVLPGVTRRLVVQLAASAKIAMEERALSVKDLAAADEAFCTSSVIEIVPIIRAGERQVGSGRPGALTRRLQRLYAEIVARAIAA, encoded by the coding sequence TCTTGGCGGCGTCGTCTTCATAAATGGCCGCCTGTTACCGGCGGCGCGGGCGCGGGTGAGCGTGTTCGATCGCGGCTTGCTCTACGGCGATGGCCTGTTCGAGACCGTGCGCACGTACCGCGGCAGCGCCTTTGCGCTCGACGATCACCTGGCGCGCCTGCATGCCAGCGCGCGTTGGCTGCGCATCCCGGTGCCGCAACTGGATTGGCCCAGGCAGATCGGTGCGCTCTTGCGGCGCAACCGGCTTGATGCGGGCGATGCCACGGTACGAATTACGCTGACCCGCGGTGCCGCACGGCCCGGCTTGCTGCCGCCGCGCCTGGTTAGGCCGACGCTGTTGATGACCGCGGCTGCAATCGCTCCCGCCGTGGCGCGCGCGCAGCGCCGCGGGGTGCGGGTGGCTTTGTTGCCGTTTGCGCGCGCCGGTGTGCTTGCCGGCCACAAGCTGCTCGATTACGTGCCGGCGATTCTGGGGCGCGTTATTGCTCACCGCCACCGGGCGTTCGAAGGGTTGTACGTCGACGGCGAGGGCCGGCTCAGCGAGGGTACCACCTGCAATCTCTTCCTCTGCCGTCACGGGCGGCTGCTGACGCCGCCGCTAACCGGCGGGCCGGAGGTGCTGCCCGGAGTGACGCGCCGGCTGGTGGTGCAGCTCGCCGCCAGCGCGAAGATCGCGATGGAGGAAAGGGCTCTCTCCGTCAAGGACCTCGCCGCCGCTGATGAGGCTTTTTGCACCTCGTCGGTGATCGAGATCGTTCCCATCATCCGTGCCGGCGAGCGGCAGGTCGGCAGCGGCCGGCCCGGCGCCCTGACGCGCCGGCTGCAGCGGTTGTACGCAGAAATCGTCGCGCGCGCGATCGCGGCGTAG
- the pilB gene encoding type IV-A pilus assembly ATPase PilB, producing the protein MSTRLGELLVKRGLITQAQLTKAVEHQGEQGGALSAVLVKLNFVSDADLTAYLQKEYRLPLVDPAGMDLPADVIRLIPAALVNRHHLVPISLSGSSLTLAMSDPSNLVAINEVKFLAGYDVKIAVAATSSVTAAIQRFYDEGANYSEVLTQLESQDVELVQTEEEVDVKELERATEDAPVVRLVNAILTSAIKRRASDIHLEPFERMFRVRFRVDGVLEEIMKPPLKLKNAITSRIKVMSSLDIAERRLPQDGRIKLKIGPGQEMDFRVSVLPTIFGEKIVLRLLDKSSLQLDMTKLGFEEGALKDFKDAIYRPFGMVLVTGPTGSGKTTTLYSALSELNKASSNISTAEDPVEYNLVGINQVQIHDDIGLNFANALRSFLRQDPDIIMVGEVRDFETAEIAIKAALTGHLVLSTLHTNDAPSSVNRLLNMGVEPFLVASSVNLILAQRLARKICPDCRELTEMPPQALLDIGVPREEIGTFGCFHGAGCGNCNGTGYRGRIALYEVMPLSEELRSMVLNGASASELKRTAINLGMKTLRMSGVTKLKEGVTTVEEVVRVTIAD; encoded by the coding sequence ATGAGCACACGCCTAGGGGAACTACTGGTCAAACGGGGCCTGATCACCCAGGCTCAACTCACCAAAGCGGTCGAGCACCAAGGTGAGCAAGGGGGCGCCCTCAGCGCCGTCCTGGTCAAGCTGAACTTCGTTTCCGATGCTGATCTGACCGCCTACTTGCAGAAGGAGTACCGGCTACCGCTCGTGGACCCGGCCGGGATGGACCTGCCGGCCGACGTGATACGCCTGATTCCGGCCGCTCTGGTCAACCGCCACCATTTGGTGCCGATCAGCCTCAGCGGGTCGTCGCTCACGCTGGCGATGTCCGACCCCTCGAACCTAGTGGCCATCAACGAGGTCAAGTTCCTGGCTGGCTACGACGTCAAGATCGCGGTGGCGGCCACCTCTTCGGTCACGGCCGCGATCCAGCGCTTCTACGATGAAGGGGCCAACTACTCCGAGGTCCTGACCCAGCTCGAAAGCCAGGATGTCGAGTTGGTGCAAACCGAGGAAGAGGTCGACGTCAAGGAGCTCGAGCGGGCGACCGAGGACGCCCCGGTGGTACGGCTGGTCAACGCCATTCTGACCAGCGCCATCAAGCGGCGGGCGAGCGACATCCACTTGGAGCCCTTCGAGCGCATGTTTCGCGTGCGCTTCCGGGTCGATGGCGTGCTCGAAGAAATCATGAAGCCGCCACTGAAGCTGAAGAACGCCATCACCTCGCGCATCAAGGTAATGTCGAGCCTCGATATTGCCGAGCGCCGCTTGCCGCAAGACGGCCGGATCAAGTTGAAGATAGGCCCCGGCCAGGAGATGGACTTCCGCGTCTCGGTGCTGCCGACGATCTTCGGCGAGAAGATCGTGCTGCGCTTGCTGGATAAATCGAGCCTGCAGCTCGACATGACCAAGCTCGGTTTCGAAGAAGGAGCGCTCAAGGACTTCAAGGACGCGATCTACAGGCCCTTCGGCATGGTCCTGGTCACCGGGCCGACCGGTAGCGGCAAGACCACGACGTTGTATTCGGCGCTTTCCGAACTCAACAAGGCGAGCTCGAACATCTCCACGGCGGAGGACCCGGTCGAGTACAACCTAGTGGGGATCAACCAGGTCCAGATTCACGACGACATCGGGTTGAATTTCGCAAACGCTTTGCGATCGTTCTTGCGGCAAGACCCAGACATCATCATGGTCGGTGAGGTGCGCGACTTCGAGACCGCGGAGATCGCGATCAAGGCCGCGCTCACCGGGCATCTGGTGTTGAGCACCCTGCACACCAACGATGCGCCGTCGAGCGTGAACCGGTTACTCAACATGGGCGTCGAGCCGTTTCTAGTGGCCTCCTCGGTGAACCTCATTCTGGCGCAGCGACTAGCGCGCAAGATCTGCCCGGATTGCCGCGAGCTGACGGAGATGCCGCCACAGGCGCTGCTGGACATCGGCGTCCCGCGCGAAGAGATAGGAACGTTCGGCTGCTTCCACGGGGCGGGCTGTGGCAACTGTAACGGTACCGGATACCGCGGCCGTATCGCCCTCTACGAGGTGATG